A section of the Etheostoma cragini isolate CJK2018 chromosome 12, CSU_Ecrag_1.0, whole genome shotgun sequence genome encodes:
- the cdcp2 gene encoding CUB domain-containing protein 2, whose amino-acid sequence MRLRLAILIHLLLLVDKADSKKGVKCGGILSAPSGNISSPNFPGPYPYNIDCSWLIVVAEGSSVLLTFHHFELEYHANCAYDYIKIYNGKSEDEGNLLGTFCGDISPPQFTSSWNVMSIIFHSDRHVAYRGFNVGYRKDMCGGVLTGLSGVISSPGYPQEYSNNADCSWAIHVSNTSVVTLVFLDFQLENNEGCNFDFVAVFDGPTVTHRHLGKYCGADKPPNIVTTSNHLLVIFKSDFNIGGRGFKAYYYSAECQQVLSAISGNFTSPHFPNIYPNNINCHWSITLAAGYRIKLYFPVMELEDRHSLSDKCDYDSVAVYDGGSQTDTLLGRWCGREQPPFLVSKGNKLLVVLSTDRNVAHRGFTASYLGVVPVNVSCTRSEFTILIPQQSLPQLDRESIYLGDPTCAAQLTATSYKILAQFVNCGTAGQQYRNITVLVNKLYIDFSDGKQQNVQEYRVQCDALRKIASVSIISAEERRLEEQNQQTDKNSNDNIGHPEAVAHDLSDIVFISICVLAVILMVIAIVWLVLL is encoded by the exons CCATCTGGCAATATCTCCAGTCCAAACTTCCCGGGCCCGTATCCCTACAACATTGACTGTTCCTGGCTAATTGTGGTGGCAGAGGGTTCCTCCGTCCTTCTCACCTTTCACCACTTTGAGCTGGAATACCATGCCAACTGTGCTTATGACTACATAAAGATTTACAATGGCAAATCTGAGGATGAAGGGAACCTCCTTGGGACATTTTGTGGTGACATCTCCCCTCCACAGTTCACCTCTTCATGGAATGTCATGTCTATTATTTTCCATTCAGACCGCCATGTGGCCTACAGGGGCTTCAATGTTGGCTACAGAAAAG ATATGTGTGGCGGAGTCCTAACTGGCCTATCAGGTGTAATCTCCAGTCCCGGCTACCCTCAGGAATACAGCAATAACGCCGACTGCTCATGGGCCATCCACGTATCCAACACCAGTGTGGTCACCTTAGTCTTTTTGGACTTCCAGCTGGAAAACAACGAGGGATGTAATTTTGACTTTGTCGCTGTGTTTGATGGCCCAACAGTTACCCATCGCCACCTGGGAAAATACTGTGGAGCAGATAAACCCCCCAACATAGTCACCACCTCCAACCATCTTCTGGTAATCTTCAAGTCTGACTTCAACATTGGTGGACGTGGGTTCAAGGCCTATTATTACTCGG CTGAATGTCAGCAGGTCCTGTCAGCTATAAGTGGCAACTTCACCAGCCCACATTTCCCAAACATCTACCCAAACAACATCAACTGCCACTGGAGCATCACTCTAGCAGCTGGGTACCGCATCAAACTCTACTTCCCCGTCATGGAATTGGAAGACCGCCACAGTCTGTCAGACAAATGTGACTACGACTCTGTTGCAGTTTACGACGGGGGCAGTCAGACAGATACCCTGCTGGGACGCTGGTGTGGCAGGGAGCAACCTCCCTTTCTCGTCTCAAAGGGCAACAAGTTGCTGGTGGTCCTGAGCACAGACAGAAATGTGGCTCACAGAGGGTTCACTGCATCTTATCTTGGAG TGGTACCTGTAAACGTTAGCTGCACAAGATCAGAATTCACCATATTGATACCACAGCAGTCCCTACCACAGCTGGACCGTGAGAGCATCTATCTGGGAGACCCAACCTGTGCAGCACAGTTGACCGCCACCTCGTATAAGATCCTTGCTCAGTTTGTCAACTGCGGTACTGCAGGCCAG CAATATCGGAACATCACAGTGCTGGTAAACAAACTCTACATTGATTTCTCTGATGGGAAGCAGCAGAATGTGCAAGAATATAGAGTGCAGTGTGACGCCCTGCGGAAGATAGCATCAGTGTCTATCATTTCAGCAGAGGAGCGTCGTCTCGAGGAGCAGAACCagcaaactgacaaaaacagtaatgaCAATATCGGGCACCCAGAAGCTGTGGCTCATGATTTGAGTGATATTGTCTTCATTAGCATCTGTGTTCTGGCTGTTATTCTCATGGTGATAGCTATTGTTTGGCTGGTGCTGCTTTag